One Micromonospora craniellae genomic region harbors:
- a CDS encoding IS5 family transposase, producing MASVAVTRRHDLTDAQWAVLEPLLPGRKKPGRPPKWSKRQLIDGIRWRVRTGAPWRDVPDCYGHWRTVYGLYRRWQRAGVWAGILAGLQGRADALGLISWDVSVDSTIVRAHQHAAGARRGSHTQVEPPGGSSAAEPADHALGRSRGGLTTKLHLACEQGRMVLAFVITGGQRGDSPQFTTVLDRIRVPRLGVGRPRCRPQRVLADKAYSSKANRGYLRRRGIGCVIPVKADQAANRRKKGSAGGRPPAFDPSAYRQRHAVECGISLLKQHRAVATRYDKLAVRYEATATISMIDNWLRRLERHL from the coding sequence GTGGCCAGCGTAGCGGTGACGAGGCGGCACGACCTGACCGACGCGCAGTGGGCGGTGCTGGAGCCGTTGCTGCCCGGGCGGAAGAAGCCGGGTCGGCCGCCGAAGTGGAGCAAGCGGCAGCTCATTGACGGGATCAGGTGGCGGGTCCGTACGGGTGCGCCGTGGCGGGACGTGCCGGACTGCTATGGGCACTGGCGGACGGTGTACGGGCTGTACCGGCGCTGGCAGCGGGCGGGGGTGTGGGCGGGGATCCTGGCCGGGTTGCAGGGTAGGGCCGACGCGCTCGGGTTGATCTCCTGGGACGTGAGTGTGGACTCCACGATCGTGCGGGCGCATCAGCACGCCGCCGGCGCCCGCCGGGGCAGTCACACGCAGGTCGAGCCGCCGGGCGGCAGCAGCGCCGCCGAGCCGGCGGATCACGCGCTGGGCCGGTCCCGGGGCGGTCTGACGACCAAGCTGCACCTGGCCTGCGAGCAGGGCCGCATGGTGCTGGCGTTCGTCATCACCGGTGGGCAGCGCGGCGACAGCCCGCAGTTCACCACTGTGCTGGACCGCATCCGGGTGCCTCGTCTCGGTGTCGGCCGGCCCCGGTGTCGGCCGCAGCGGGTCCTGGCGGACAAGGCGTACAGCAGCAAGGCCAACCGCGGCTACCTGCGGCGCCGTGGTATCGGCTGTGTCATCCCGGTCAAGGCCGACCAGGCCGCGAACCGTCGTAAGAAGGGCTCGGCGGGTGGCCGGCCACCCGCCTTCGACCCCAGCGCATACCGGCAGCGTCACGCCGTGGAGTGCGGCATCAGCCTGCTCAAACAGCACCGTGCCGTGGCCACCCGCTACGACAAACTCGCAGTGCGCTACGAAGCCACCGCCACCATCAGCATGATCGACAACTGGCTCCGGCGCCTCGAACGGCACTTATGA
- a CDS encoding phosphopantetheine-binding protein encodes MTHDLIAYVVAHPGSDPDPIELRRASARTLPQYMVPSVVVVLDSIPLTPNGKVDRAALPAPDYLAAVRGQAPRDAREEVLCRLFADVLGVAHVGTDDNFFELGGHSLLATRLISRIRAELGCDLGIGDLFDAPTVLGVAQRLTAGPSSRPALRRMRPVAGTGGHQ; translated from the coding sequence ATGACACACGACCTAATCGCGTACGTGGTCGCGCACCCCGGCAGCGATCCGGATCCGATCGAGCTGCGGCGAGCGAGCGCCAGGACGCTGCCGCAGTACATGGTCCCTTCCGTGGTGGTGGTACTCGACTCCATCCCGTTGACGCCGAACGGCAAGGTGGACCGGGCGGCGCTGCCCGCACCGGACTACCTGGCGGCGGTACGGGGCCAGGCTCCCCGGGACGCCCGCGAGGAGGTGCTCTGCCGCCTCTTTGCCGACGTGCTCGGTGTCGCCCACGTGGGTACCGACGACAACTTCTTCGAACTCGGCGGGCACTCCCTGCTGGCGACCCGTTTGATCAGCAGGATCCGCGCCGAACTCGGCTGCGATCTAGGCATCGGCGATCTGTTCGACGCGCCCACGGTGCTGGGCGTGGCGCAACGGTTGACAGCCGGACCCTCGTCCCGCCCGGCCCTGCGCCGGATGCGACCTGTCGCCGGTACCGGCGGCCACCAGTAG
- a CDS encoding phytanoyl-CoA dioxygenase family protein codes for MLSYESIDLYREDGFLFADPLTEKETDLLREQADREFLRDSPGRMLEKDGFTVRGVHGSHVVNSTFARLVRHPKIVTPATQLLGGPVYVHQFKINAKKALTGDVWPWHQDYIFWNLGDGMRRPDVVNVAVLLDEATDLNGPLLVLPGSHKCGSLEVARRTTVGGDGAWRSDISADLVYAIDAPLLSELTETTKVTAIKGPPGSILLFDPLLVHASGVNMAPYDRRMILVTYNRVDNPLGEVPSPRPDFLAARDNTPVRPLDPGADLFA; via the coding sequence ATGTTGTCGTACGAGAGTATCGACCTGTATCGCGAGGACGGGTTCCTGTTCGCGGATCCCCTTACCGAAAAGGAGACAGACCTTCTACGCGAACAGGCCGATCGTGAGTTTCTGCGGGATTCTCCCGGCCGGATGTTGGAGAAGGACGGTTTCACGGTGCGCGGGGTGCACGGGTCGCACGTGGTGAACAGCACGTTCGCCCGGCTGGTACGGCACCCGAAGATCGTCACACCGGCCACGCAGCTACTGGGTGGCCCCGTATATGTGCACCAGTTCAAGATCAATGCAAAGAAGGCGCTAACCGGCGATGTGTGGCCCTGGCACCAGGACTACATCTTCTGGAACCTGGGTGACGGAATGCGTCGCCCCGACGTGGTGAACGTCGCCGTCTTGCTGGATGAGGCGACCGATCTGAACGGTCCACTGCTCGTCCTGCCCGGCTCACACAAGTGCGGGTCTCTGGAAGTGGCGAGGCGGACGACCGTCGGTGGCGACGGGGCGTGGCGGTCCGACATCTCCGCAGATCTGGTCTACGCCATCGACGCGCCGCTGCTGTCCGAGCTCACCGAGACTACAAAAGTGACCGCCATCAAAGGGCCGCCCGGCTCGATCCTCCTCTTCGATCCCCTGCTCGTACACGCCTCGGGCGTGAACATGGCTCCCTACGATCGGCGCATGATCCTCGTCACCTACAACCGGGTGGACAATCCACTCGGGGAGGTGCCCAGCCCTCGACCGGACTTCCTCGCCGCCCGGGACAACACGCCGGTCAGGCCGCTCGACCCCGGCGCCGACCTTTTCGCCTGA
- a CDS encoding ABC transporter ATP-binding protein, with protein sequence MRLLATRARPYRNTVIAVVVLQALQAVALLFLPLLNADIIDNGVLKGDTGHIIRVGSLMIAVTVVQGLATVYAVQLSARVAMAVGRDLREAVYQRVQRFSAQEMQRIGVPSLITRTSNDIQQVQTFLLSTLTLVVTAPVMGLGGIALAMAQDVALALVLAALLPLLGLIVALLIRRMRPLSAAMQVRIDGVGRVLREQIPGIRVTRAFVKHDFEQARFARANQELTDVSVRLGRVSTLLLPLVVNTVNVCGVFLVWIGGFRVESGAMQIGAFVALLTYLVMVQGAVLTAAFVAIGLPRTEVCAGRIDEVLWTQPSVIPPAEPVRTFRTPGHVLLDGVSFRYPSAERDVLHNVDLVAGPGTTTAIVGSTGSGKSTLVSLVCRLFDPTGGRVLVGGEDVKTLDPGLLTTAIAVVPQQAHLFSGTVASNLRYGRPDATDEELWHALDIAQASDFVSALDGKLEATIAQGGTNLSGGQRQRLAIARALVRRPQIYLFDDCFSALDHNTDTALRKALASQIADATTIIVAQRISTIAQAERIVVLDEGKVVGVGTHEELLRHSPVYQEIMQSQHGEAPQ encoded by the coding sequence GTGCGACTGCTCGCCACACGCGCGCGGCCGTACCGGAACACCGTGATCGCGGTGGTCGTCCTCCAGGCTCTCCAGGCTGTCGCCCTGCTCTTCCTACCGCTTCTGAACGCCGACATCATCGACAACGGCGTCCTGAAGGGCGACACCGGTCACATCATTCGCGTCGGCTCCCTGATGATCGCCGTGACCGTGGTGCAGGGATTGGCCACCGTCTACGCGGTCCAGCTGAGCGCCCGGGTGGCGATGGCCGTCGGCCGGGACCTACGGGAAGCTGTCTACCAGCGAGTGCAGCGATTCTCGGCCCAAGAGATGCAGCGGATCGGCGTCCCCTCGCTCATCACGCGGACGTCCAACGACATCCAGCAGGTGCAGACATTCCTGCTCTCGACGCTGACCCTGGTCGTCACCGCGCCCGTCATGGGCCTGGGTGGAATCGCGCTCGCGATGGCCCAGGACGTTGCCCTGGCCCTGGTGCTGGCGGCGCTGCTCCCGCTCCTCGGCCTCATCGTCGCGCTGCTGATCCGGCGGATGCGCCCACTGTCGGCGGCTATGCAGGTCCGGATCGACGGCGTCGGCCGGGTGCTGCGCGAGCAGATACCGGGCATCCGCGTGACGCGGGCCTTCGTCAAACACGACTTCGAGCAGGCCCGCTTCGCGCGCGCCAACCAGGAGCTGACCGACGTCTCGGTACGGCTCGGGCGGGTGAGCACATTGCTGTTGCCGCTCGTGGTGAACACGGTCAATGTCTGCGGCGTCTTCCTCGTCTGGATCGGCGGCTTCCGGGTGGAGAGCGGCGCGATGCAGATCGGGGCGTTCGTTGCGCTGCTCACCTACCTGGTCATGGTCCAAGGGGCGGTACTGACCGCCGCCTTCGTGGCGATCGGCCTGCCGCGTACCGAGGTATGTGCCGGTCGGATCGACGAGGTGTTGTGGACGCAGCCGAGCGTCATCCCGCCTGCGGAGCCCGTCAGGACCTTCCGCACCCCCGGCCACGTCTTGCTCGATGGGGTGTCATTCCGGTACCCGTCAGCCGAAAGGGACGTTCTGCACAACGTCGACCTCGTGGCCGGCCCAGGCACGACCACCGCGATCGTCGGCTCGACCGGCAGTGGCAAATCCACCCTGGTCAGCCTGGTCTGCCGGTTGTTCGATCCGACCGGGGGCCGCGTGCTGGTCGGCGGGGAGGATGTGAAGACACTCGACCCCGGACTGCTCACCACGGCCATCGCCGTGGTGCCGCAGCAGGCGCACCTGTTCTCCGGCACGGTGGCGTCCAACCTCCGCTACGGACGACCCGACGCAACGGACGAGGAACTCTGGCACGCCCTGGACATCGCACAGGCAAGCGACTTCGTCTCGGCTCTCGACGGCAAGCTTGAGGCTACTATCGCCCAGGGCGGGACAAACCTCTCTGGCGGGCAGCGACAGCGGCTGGCAATCGCGCGCGCCCTGGTGCGGCGACCGCAGATCTACCTGTTCGACGACTGCTTCTCCGCGCTGGACCACAACACCGACACAGCGCTGCGAAAGGCGCTGGCATCGCAGATCGCCGACGCCACCACCATCATCGTCGCGCAGCGCATCAGTACGATCGCGCAGGCCGAGCGGATCGTGGTGCTCGACGAGGGCAAGGTTGTCGGTGTCGGCACACACGAGGAGTTGTTGCGGCACAGCCCGGTCTACCAGGAGATCATGCAGTCGCAGCACGGAGAGGCTCCACAGTGA
- a CDS encoding ABC transporter ATP-binding protein, which translates to MLRPYRRLAGVGALGLGSIVLNVSGPWLLGQATNLIFAGYLGQRFPSGGTKEEIAERLRGEGADVLAALVGTVDFTPGRGIDFRALGLTLLAVLAAYVGSGLFWIMQGRLTTNLVQQALFGLRQQVEAKLSRLPLSYFDQRPRGEVLSRTTNDIDNIAQGLQQTISQITNSLLLLVGVLGMMVWISPLLAAVALIAVPMSIYLTKVIGKRSQAQFAQQWKTAGDLNAHVDEVYTGYALVKMFGHEKESLAAFRTHNERLYRSSTRAQFISGTIGPVTTLIGNVSYVLIAVIGGLQLASGALSVGAVQAFIQYSRQFTQPLMALANLSSLVQSAVASAERVFVFLDAPEETPSAATEERPTQGRVCFEAVSFRYQDNKPLIESLSLTVEPGRSVAIVGPTGAGKTTLVNLLMRFYDVTAGRINIDGADIRDMDRDQLRSAIGIVTQDPWLFGGTIRENIAYGRDSATDDEIVAAARAAHVDHFVRTLSNGYDTVIDTEGGGVSAGERQLITIARALLADPVILVLDEATSSVDTRTELLIQQAMARLSTGRTSFVVAHRLSTIREADLILMMEDGAIVEQGTHRELLAAGGPYARMHAAQSV; encoded by the coding sequence ATGCTGCGTCCGTACCGCAGGCTCGCCGGAGTCGGGGCGCTCGGCCTCGGTAGCATCGTGCTGAACGTGAGCGGGCCCTGGCTGCTGGGCCAGGCCACAAACCTGATCTTCGCGGGCTACCTCGGTCAGCGGTTTCCATCAGGCGGGACAAAGGAAGAGATCGCCGAGCGGCTCCGCGGAGAGGGCGCCGACGTCCTCGCCGCACTAGTCGGTACGGTGGACTTCACACCCGGCCGCGGCATCGACTTCCGCGCGCTGGGTCTGACGCTCCTCGCGGTCTTGGCGGCGTACGTGGGCTCGGGCCTGTTCTGGATCATGCAAGGCCGCCTCACCACGAACCTTGTCCAGCAGGCACTCTTCGGCCTACGCCAACAGGTGGAGGCGAAACTCTCCCGACTGCCGCTGTCCTACTTCGACCAGCGGCCCCGCGGTGAGGTGCTGAGCCGCACGACGAACGACATCGACAACATCGCCCAGGGCCTGCAGCAGACGATCAGCCAGATCACCAACTCGCTGCTTCTCTTGGTAGGGGTACTGGGGATGATGGTGTGGATCTCCCCACTGCTCGCCGCGGTGGCTCTCATCGCAGTGCCGATGTCGATCTACCTCACGAAGGTGATCGGCAAACGGTCGCAGGCACAGTTCGCCCAGCAGTGGAAAACCGCGGGAGACCTTAACGCCCACGTGGACGAGGTCTACACCGGCTACGCGCTGGTCAAGATGTTCGGACACGAGAAGGAGAGCCTGGCTGCTTTCCGGACGCACAACGAGCGGCTCTACCGGTCATCGACTCGGGCGCAGTTCATCAGCGGCACCATCGGGCCCGTGACGACCCTGATCGGGAACGTCAGCTACGTCCTGATCGCTGTGATCGGTGGCCTGCAGCTGGCCTCGGGCGCGCTGTCGGTGGGTGCGGTACAGGCGTTCATCCAGTACTCCCGCCAGTTCACCCAACCGTTGATGGCTCTGGCGAACCTGTCGAGCCTGGTGCAGTCCGCGGTCGCCTCGGCGGAACGGGTCTTCGTATTCCTGGACGCCCCCGAAGAGACTCCTTCAGCAGCGACGGAAGAGCGGCCGACCCAGGGCCGAGTGTGTTTCGAGGCGGTCTCATTCCGGTATCAAGACAACAAACCATTGATCGAGAGCCTCTCGCTGACCGTCGAGCCGGGCCGATCGGTGGCCATCGTCGGCCCGACAGGTGCCGGCAAGACGACGCTGGTGAACCTCCTCATGCGGTTCTACGATGTCACCGCCGGCCGGATCAACATCGACGGCGCCGACATCCGGGATATGGACCGCGACCAGCTCCGGTCCGCCATCGGTATCGTCACCCAGGACCCGTGGCTGTTCGGCGGCACGATACGCGAGAACATCGCCTACGGACGCGACTCGGCGACCGATGACGAGATCGTCGCCGCGGCACGAGCCGCACACGTCGACCACTTCGTACGGACCCTTTCTAACGGCTACGACACGGTGATCGATACCGAGGGCGGGGGAGTGAGTGCCGGCGAGCGACAGCTGATCACGATCGCCAGGGCGCTCCTCGCCGACCCGGTGATCCTGGTCCTAGACGAAGCGACCAGCTCGGTCGACACCCGCACCGAGTTGCTGATTCAGCAGGCCATGGCCCGGCTCAGCACGGGCCGGACCAGCTTCGTGGTGGCACACCGACTCTCCACCATCCGCGAGGCCGACCTCATCCTGATGATGGAAGACGGCGCGATTGTCGAGCAGGGCACGCATAGAGAACTACTGGCCGCAGGAGGGCCGTACGCACGAATGCACGCCGCGCAGAGCGTCTAG
- the tnpC gene encoding IS66 family transposase — protein sequence MPADPSQPSYEQLLALNADLFARLDQALGRIAELEADLSTAKCRIADLEAQLKQSSKNSSKPPSTDGLAKPAPKSLRGRSGRGPGRPAGQPGTTLEQVADPDVIVRHTPEVCAGCDNDLAGAAEVSVTRRQVFDIPEPTVVVTEHQIVTLACPCGHRTTGIGPAEATAPAVYGPRIAAIGVYLLHGQFLSIGRTADALRDLFGLPVAAATVTAWVKRTALGIIEQVLPVIRDRIRQAPVVHFDETGMRVEGRLAWLHSASTGTDVLLTAHRRRGTAAIDDAGVLPGFTGVAVHDAWAPYDTYTSANHALCNAHVLRELAYVTDTATGPTADLATQAINALRRLNRLADDAHTGQDTANPDALREQQHLLRSAVVLGAQATAGRDGKLQRKHHALFVRLRDRRDDYLRFVTDPAVPFDNNAAEQTIRMPKLRIKVSGSMRTMTGAEHFAAIRSYTATAIRQGNNMLDALIQAVTGNPWIPATT from the coding sequence GTGCCCGCCGATCCTTCGCAGCCGTCGTATGAGCAGCTGCTTGCGCTGAACGCGGACCTGTTCGCCCGGTTGGATCAGGCGCTCGGGCGGATCGCGGAGCTGGAGGCTGACCTCAGTACGGCGAAGTGCCGGATCGCTGATCTGGAAGCCCAGCTGAAGCAGTCGTCGAAGAACTCCTCGAAACCGCCGTCGACGGACGGGCTGGCCAAGCCGGCACCCAAATCTTTGCGCGGTAGGTCCGGGCGGGGGCCGGGGCGCCCGGCCGGGCAGCCCGGCACCACTCTGGAGCAGGTCGCCGACCCCGACGTCATCGTGCGGCACACCCCCGAGGTGTGCGCGGGCTGCGACAACGATCTGGCCGGCGCGGCCGAAGTGTCCGTGACCCGGCGGCAGGTGTTCGACATTCCGGAACCGACGGTCGTGGTGACCGAGCATCAGATCGTCACCCTCGCCTGCCCGTGTGGACATCGCACCACCGGCATCGGGCCCGCCGAGGCCACCGCGCCTGCCGTGTACGGGCCGCGGATCGCCGCGATCGGGGTCTACCTGCTGCACGGGCAGTTCCTGTCGATCGGCCGTACCGCCGACGCGCTGCGGGACCTGTTCGGCCTGCCGGTCGCGGCGGCCACGGTCACCGCCTGGGTCAAACGCACCGCCCTCGGCATCATCGAGCAGGTGCTGCCGGTGATCCGCGACCGGATCCGGCAGGCGCCGGTCGTGCACTTCGACGAGACCGGGATGCGCGTCGAAGGCCGTCTGGCCTGGCTGCACTCCGCGTCCACCGGCACCGACGTGCTCCTCACGGCGCACCGCAGACGCGGCACCGCCGCCATTGACGACGCCGGTGTCCTGCCCGGCTTCACCGGTGTCGCCGTGCACGACGCGTGGGCGCCATACGACACCTACACCAGCGCCAACCACGCCCTGTGCAACGCCCACGTGCTGCGTGAACTGGCCTACGTCACCGACACCGCCACCGGCCCCACCGCCGACCTCGCCACCCAAGCCATCAACGCGCTGCGCCGGCTCAACCGCCTGGCCGACGACGCCCACACCGGGCAGGACACAGCGAACCCGGACGCCCTACGCGAGCAGCAGCACCTGCTGCGCTCCGCCGTCGTGCTCGGCGCGCAGGCCACCGCCGGCCGCGACGGCAAACTCCAGCGCAAACACCACGCCCTGTTCGTCCGGCTCCGCGACCGCCGCGACGACTACCTACGATTCGTCACCGACCCGGCCGTCCCCTTCGACAACAACGCCGCCGAACAGACCATCCGTATGCCGAAACTACGGATCAAGGTCTCCGGAAGCATGCGCACCATGACCGGCGCCGAACACTTCGCCGCCATCCGCAGCTACACCGCCACCGCCATCCGCCAAGGCAACAACATGCTCGACGCCCTGATCCAAGCCGTCACCGGAAACCCCTGGATCCCCGCCACCACCTGA
- a CDS encoding IS982 family transposase, giving the protein MTQDLDTLLTALYVKIDDSIRTPRWRGRPPLLTDSELVCLAVAQVLLGARSEAHWIRYARIHLAGMFPYLPQRPGYNKRLRAALPLVKKVIRDLARDSDFWFDNHWIVDSTPIPCGMSRPTVQRSDLAGWAGYGYCASHSRFFWGLRLYLVCTPTGMPILWALANPKIGEREVLAAMLEVEAGVVAEHQGILLISDKGFASKTFERDLAVQGIELLRPSRKREKARYGEPMLKKVRQLIESVNDTLKGQLDLEQHGGRTFTGVAVRVAQRLLAMAAAIWHNNKTGAPVTRSLIAYDH; this is encoded by the coding sequence GTGACGCAAGACTTGGACACCCTCTTGACCGCACTGTACGTGAAGATCGACGACAGTATCCGGACGCCCCGGTGGCGTGGCAGGCCACCGCTGCTGACCGACTCCGAGCTGGTCTGCCTGGCCGTGGCGCAGGTACTGCTCGGCGCCCGCTCGGAGGCGCACTGGATTCGCTACGCCCGCATCCACCTGGCCGGCATGTTCCCGTACCTGCCCCAGCGGCCGGGCTACAACAAGCGGCTCCGCGCCGCCCTGCCGCTGGTCAAGAAGGTGATCCGGGACCTGGCCCGCGACAGTGACTTCTGGTTCGACAACCACTGGATCGTCGACTCCACCCCGATCCCGTGCGGCATGTCCCGCCCGACGGTGCAACGCTCGGACCTGGCCGGTTGGGCCGGGTACGGCTACTGCGCCTCGCACTCCCGGTTCTTCTGGGGGCTACGGCTGTACCTGGTGTGTACCCCGACCGGGATGCCGATCCTGTGGGCCCTGGCCAACCCGAAGATCGGCGAGCGGGAAGTCCTGGCCGCGATGCTGGAGGTCGAGGCCGGTGTGGTCGCCGAACACCAGGGCATCCTGCTGATCTCGGACAAGGGCTTCGCGTCCAAGACGTTCGAGAGGGACCTGGCCGTGCAGGGCATCGAACTGCTGCGTCCGTCACGCAAGCGGGAGAAGGCCCGCTACGGCGAGCCCATGTTGAAGAAGGTCCGACAGTTGATCGAGTCGGTCAATGACACCCTCAAAGGCCAACTCGACCTGGAACAACACGGCGGACGAACCTTCACCGGGGTCGCCGTACGAGTGGCCCAGCGTCTCCTGGCCATGGCAGCCGCGATCTGGCACAACAACAAGACCGGCGCGCCCGTCACCCGGTCACTGATCGCCTACGACCACTGA
- a CDS encoding APC family permease, with protein MTAGVQVALARRTVTPFGLWVFGAQASAPLVVLVGGIPAIYVTTGVTALPLTYVLVAGVVAVLAVGYTAMARQVGHPAAYYGILARGLGRGWGVAGGMVALVAYNAIQISLYGLLGATLAAQVGGAWWVWAGIALVGVAAFGRAPIVRSTWLLAVVLVVSLLLVAMFVLAGVGQASAGDVWAGFDISGLMVGGIGGAVAFCVASLMGVDTPGSFVEEAVDRRSVGRASVVGALVLGGVYAVAAWAMGVAVGPAVVGEMAAADGDLPFTILSRAGSSVAALAGVMLLLAILTAKLSFHAVVARYVFAMAREGVLPARLAGAEGGTRVSAPRGGSLTQSVVAGVVVAGFAVAGADPVGQMFTWCSTLGALGLLSLLLAASLAALLAPPEVRGERGGVWEWRIAPVLGLIAGTVVLAAMVLNVGSLLGAAPGSPFPLLLPTIIIAAAVVGGMWAQYVRQSRPEVYAGIGDGTPQPNAVPDAVHISI; from the coding sequence GTGACGGCGGGAGTGCAGGTGGCGTTGGCGCGTCGGACGGTGACGCCGTTTGGGTTGTGGGTGTTCGGGGCGCAGGCGTCGGCGCCGTTGGTTGTTCTGGTCGGTGGTATCCCCGCGATCTACGTGACCACAGGCGTCACCGCGTTGCCGCTGACGTATGTGCTGGTCGCGGGTGTGGTGGCGGTGTTGGCGGTGGGTTACACGGCGATGGCGCGTCAGGTGGGGCATCCGGCGGCCTATTACGGGATTCTCGCCCGTGGGTTGGGTCGTGGTTGGGGTGTGGCTGGGGGCATGGTCGCGCTGGTGGCCTACAACGCGATCCAGATCAGTCTGTACGGGCTGCTCGGCGCAACGCTGGCGGCTCAGGTCGGTGGGGCGTGGTGGGTGTGGGCGGGCATCGCCCTGGTGGGGGTCGCGGCGTTCGGTCGCGCGCCGATCGTTCGGTCGACGTGGCTGCTGGCGGTCGTGCTGGTGGTGTCGCTGCTGCTCGTCGCGATGTTCGTGTTGGCCGGTGTGGGGCAGGCGTCGGCCGGTGACGTGTGGGCGGGTTTCGACATCTCGGGGTTGATGGTCGGTGGTATCGGCGGGGCGGTGGCGTTCTGCGTGGCCTCGCTGATGGGTGTCGACACGCCGGGGTCGTTCGTGGAGGAGGCCGTCGACCGGCGGTCGGTCGGTCGGGCCTCGGTCGTCGGCGCGCTCGTCCTGGGTGGGGTGTATGCGGTGGCGGCGTGGGCGATGGGCGTGGCGGTTGGCCCCGCCGTCGTCGGTGAGATGGCTGCGGCGGACGGCGATCTGCCGTTCACGATCCTGAGCCGGGCTGGTAGCTCGGTGGCGGCGCTGGCGGGGGTGATGCTGCTCCTGGCGATTCTCACCGCGAAGCTGTCCTTCCACGCTGTGGTCGCGCGGTATGTGTTCGCGATGGCGCGGGAGGGTGTGTTGCCGGCTCGGCTCGCGGGGGCCGAGGGCGGCACGCGGGTCAGTGCGCCGCGTGGCGGCTCGCTGACGCAGTCGGTCGTCGCCGGTGTGGTGGTGGCGGGGTTCGCGGTGGCTGGCGCCGATCCGGTGGGTCAGATGTTCACCTGGTGCTCGACGTTGGGTGCGCTGGGTTTGCTGAGCCTGTTGCTGGCCGCGTCGCTGGCCGCGCTGCTCGCCCCACCTGAGGTGCGGGGTGAGCGGGGCGGCGTGTGGGAGTGGCGGATCGCTCCGGTGCTGGGCCTGATCGCGGGGACGGTGGTGCTGGCCGCGATGGTTCTCAACGTCGGGAGTCTGCTGGGGGCTGCGCCCGGATCCCCGTTTCCGTTGCTGTTGCCCACGATCATCATCGCCGCCGCGGTCGTGGGTGGGATGTGGGCCCAGTACGTGCGGCAGTCCCGGCCGGAGGTCTACGCCGGGATCGGTGACGGTACTCCGCAGCCGAACGCGGTGCCCGATGCCGTCCACATCTCGATCTGA